A single window of Streptomyces sp. NBC_00464 DNA harbors:
- a CDS encoding carboxymuconolactone decarboxylase family protein — protein sequence MSASVFPDHTLESAPAAARPTMEAVTRKQGYLPTAVARLALSPELLNGFLKMSALFETTTLDPLSRETVIMTMADRNGCHICVAMHTARLTALGADAGVIAALRDGSLLPDERLEAVRQFTLAAIETSGAVDDETLQSFLAHGYTSRNALEVVLGIGAYTMSTLANRMTAAPIDPQLAQFA from the coding sequence ATGTCCGCGTCCGTGTTCCCCGACCACACCCTCGAATCCGCCCCCGCCGCGGCCCGCCCCACCATGGAGGCCGTGACCAGGAAGCAGGGCTACCTGCCGACCGCCGTCGCCCGGCTCGCCCTGTCCCCGGAGCTGCTCAACGGCTTCCTGAAGATGAGCGCGCTCTTCGAGACGACGACCCTGGACCCGCTGTCGCGGGAGACCGTGATCATGACCATGGCCGACCGCAACGGCTGCCACATCTGCGTGGCCATGCACACCGCGAGGCTCACCGCCCTCGGGGCCGACGCCGGCGTCATTGCCGCGCTGCGGGACGGCAGCCTTCTGCCGGACGAACGACTGGAGGCGGTACGGCAGTTCACCCTGGCCGCCATCGAGACGAGCGGTGCCGTCGACGACGAGACGCTCCAGTCGTTCCTGGCGCACGGATACACCTCCCGCAACGCGCTGGAAGTGGTCCTGGGCATCGGCGCCTACACCATGTCGACCCTGGCCAACCGGATGACCGCGGCGCCGATCGATCCGCAACTTGCCCAGTTCGCCTGA
- a CDS encoding MarR family winged helix-turn-helix transcriptional regulator, translating into MAERDVEAGAGFELPVLLFAGFRSIIDELHRELAEHGHPEMRAAYGYALQAVGRDGATASEIGRRLGVSKQAAGKTVEKLESLGYVERADDPRDGRRKLVRLAPRGIDVLVRSAQGFDRVRAAWVRALGAERVRAIESDLRAMAPADAFRLDMAAWFNG; encoded by the coding sequence ATGGCTGAGCGTGACGTGGAGGCCGGTGCGGGCTTCGAGCTGCCCGTGCTCCTGTTCGCCGGATTCCGGTCGATCATCGACGAGTTGCATCGCGAGCTGGCCGAGCACGGTCACCCCGAGATGCGTGCCGCGTACGGCTACGCGCTCCAGGCCGTGGGTCGTGACGGGGCGACGGCCAGCGAGATCGGCCGGCGGCTGGGAGTCTCCAAGCAGGCCGCCGGGAAGACCGTCGAGAAGCTCGAAAGCCTCGGATACGTCGAGCGCGCCGACGATCCGCGGGACGGCCGCCGCAAACTGGTCCGGCTGGCCCCGCGCGGGATCGACGTGCTCGTGCGGTCCGCCCAGGGCTTCGACCGGGTGCGGGCCGCATGGGTCCGGGCGCTGGGGGCCGAGCGGGTCCGGGCCATCGAGTCCGACCTGCGCGCCATGGCTCCCGCGGATGCCTTCCGGCTCGACATGGCGGCCTGGTTCAACGGCTGA
- a CDS encoding alpha-L-fucosidase, protein MARRTHVLSALALAAAAALVPVQATAQQSAPQRSATPAAPCSAPVRPASQMTVEACDSPERIIEKAANVVPTTGQLAWQQREVTAFTHFGMNTFTDREWGSGTEDEKLFAPKSIDADQWMRAYKAAGVEQVMLTVKHHDGFVLYPSRYTDHSVALSPGSPDVVAAYVKAARKAGLKVGLYLSPSDGAELPHAWHAEWVEKIRAKQAEGKPLSLPERMALEDGDRAPAGQGRFGNGSAVTARTIPTLVPGDDRAARVKSGKLPTFEVKADDYDAYYLNQLYEIFTQYGPVEELWLDGANPWSGSGITQKYDVKQWFDMVKALSPNTVVFQGPQGVRWVGNENGTARETEWSVTPHTADPWTGLGSLPNDSTDADIGSRAKLLGPDVNYLQWYPAEADVSNRPGWFYHEGEQPKNAAQLMNLYEKSVGRNASLLLNVPPAPDGRIAAGDVASLTAFGNDVRRIYGSDVRKQGPGPYTFDRVAVREDVRHGQRVERFAVEARIDGAWQRIAEGTTIGHERILPLPEAVTATAVRVKVLESRAKPYLGATTLHLATAPAGS, encoded by the coding sequence ATGGCACGACGCACCCACGTGCTCAGCGCGCTCGCACTGGCGGCCGCCGCCGCGCTCGTCCCCGTACAGGCCACGGCGCAGCAGTCCGCACCCCAGCGGTCCGCCACACCCGCTGCCCCGTGCAGCGCGCCCGTGAGACCCGCGTCGCAGATGACGGTCGAGGCGTGCGACAGCCCCGAGCGGATCATCGAGAAGGCGGCGAACGTGGTCCCCACGACGGGACAGCTGGCCTGGCAGCAGCGGGAGGTCACCGCCTTCACGCACTTCGGGATGAACACCTTCACCGACCGTGAATGGGGTTCCGGCACCGAGGACGAGAAGCTCTTCGCGCCGAAGAGCATCGACGCCGACCAGTGGATGCGCGCCTACAAGGCGGCCGGCGTCGAGCAGGTCATGCTCACCGTCAAGCACCACGACGGCTTCGTCCTGTACCCGAGCCGCTACACCGACCACTCGGTCGCCCTCAGCCCCGGCAGCCCCGATGTCGTCGCCGCCTATGTGAAGGCAGCCCGCAAGGCCGGACTGAAGGTCGGCCTCTACCTCTCGCCCTCCGACGGCGCCGAACTCCCGCACGCCTGGCACGCCGAGTGGGTCGAGAAGATCCGTGCCAAGCAGGCCGAGGGCAAACCGCTGAGCCTGCCCGAGCGGATGGCGCTGGAGGACGGCGACCGCGCCCCGGCCGGCCAGGGCCGCTTCGGCAACGGCAGCGCCGTCACCGCGCGCACGATTCCCACCCTCGTCCCCGGCGACGACCGCGCCGCCCGTGTGAAGAGCGGCAAGCTGCCCACCTTCGAGGTGAAGGCCGACGACTACGACGCGTACTACCTCAACCAGCTGTACGAGATCTTCACCCAGTACGGTCCGGTCGAGGAGCTCTGGCTCGACGGCGCCAACCCGTGGTCGGGCTCCGGCATCACGCAGAAGTACGACGTCAAGCAGTGGTTCGACATGGTCAAGGCGCTCTCGCCGAACACCGTCGTCTTCCAGGGTCCGCAGGGCGTCCGCTGGGTCGGAAACGAGAACGGCACCGCCCGGGAGACCGAGTGGAGCGTCACCCCGCACACCGCCGACCCGTGGACGGGGCTCGGCAGCCTCCCCAACGACTCGACCGACGCCGACATCGGCTCCCGGGCCAAGCTCCTCGGCCCGGACGTCAACTACCTCCAGTGGTACCCGGCCGAGGCGGACGTCTCCAACCGGCCGGGCTGGTTCTACCACGAGGGCGAACAGCCCAAGAACGCCGCACAGTTGATGAACCTGTACGAGAAGAGCGTCGGCCGTAACGCCTCGCTCCTGCTCAACGTGCCGCCCGCACCCGACGGCCGGATCGCCGCGGGGGACGTCGCATCACTGACCGCCTTCGGCAACGACGTGCGCCGGATCTACGGTTCCGACGTACGCAAGCAGGGCCCCGGCCCGTACACCTTCGACCGGGTGGCCGTCCGCGAGGACGTCCGGCACGGCCAGCGGGTCGAGAGGTTCGCCGTGGAGGCCCGGATCGACGGGGCCTGGCAGCGGATCGCCGAGGGCACCACCATCGGCCACGAGCGCATCCTGCCCCTGCCGGAAGCCGTCACCGCCACCGCCGTCCGCGTCAAGGTGCTGGAATCCAGGGCGAAGCCGTACCTGGGCGCCACGACCCTGCACCTGGCCACCGCACCGGCCGGCTCCTGA
- a CDS encoding response regulator transcription factor: MRVVLAEDLFLLRDGLVRMLEAYDFEIAAAVETGPELTRALAELEPDVAVVDVRLPPSHTDEGLQCALAARRARPGLPVLVLSQHVEQLYARELLADGNGAIGYLLKDRVFDADQFIDAVRRVAAGGTAMDPQVISQLLSRRAQDKPMGGLTPREREVMELMAQGRSNGAIASQMVITERAVAKHTSNIFGKLGLPPSDDDNRRVLAVLAYLDQG, translated from the coding sequence TTGCGAGTTGTCCTAGCCGAAGATCTCTTCCTGTTGCGCGACGGCCTGGTGCGCATGCTGGAGGCGTACGACTTCGAGATCGCGGCCGCCGTCGAGACGGGGCCCGAACTCACCCGGGCCCTTGCAGAGTTGGAGCCGGATGTCGCTGTTGTCGATGTCCGGCTTCCGCCGTCCCACACGGACGAGGGGCTGCAGTGCGCTCTGGCGGCACGGCGGGCCAGGCCGGGGCTGCCGGTGCTCGTACTCTCCCAGCACGTCGAGCAGTTGTACGCGCGCGAGCTGCTGGCTGACGGCAACGGGGCGATCGGATATCTGCTCAAGGACCGGGTGTTCGACGCCGACCAGTTCATCGACGCGGTACGCCGGGTCGCGGCGGGCGGCACGGCCATGGACCCTCAGGTGATCTCGCAGTTGCTGTCGCGGCGCGCGCAGGACAAGCCGATGGGCGGGCTGACGCCGAGGGAGCGGGAGGTCATGGAGCTGATGGCCCAGGGCCGTTCGAACGGGGCGATCGCCTCGCAGATGGTGATCACGGAGCGGGCGGTGGCCAAGCACACCTCGAACATCTTCGGGAAGCTCGGCCTGCCGCCCTCCGACGACGACAACCGCCGCGTTCTCGCGGTGCTCGCGTATCTGGACCAGGGGTAG
- a CDS encoding sensor histidine kinase, translated as MNRPTGRIGAALLAAGRGLVLSFASIVGSVTLFVLTVLSIAFIPLGIGLVTTPYVLTAVRKHANQRRLLAVTWSDVRIPVPYRPLPKDVRSGFTGQVERTTLMLKDPATWRDIQWMLVDMTAGYVVAILAAALMIYPVEGFVLAAGLWRVFTDDRYWYAFVPVDSQATGLAAAAVGVAFFAVGVALSERLLRAHFVIARSVLAPTHEQELALRIDRLTETRHEAVDTAASELRRIERDLHDGAQARLVAMGMNLGTIEALIEKDPAQAKKLLATARASSAEALTELRDLVRGIHPPVLAERGLGDAVRALALRLPIPSEVDVELNGRAEAPVESAAYFAISEALTNAAKHSGADRIWVDLHHVDGMLRISVTDNGKGGAVAAGGSGLSGIERRLGTFDGIMAVSSPAGGPTMVTMEIPCELS; from the coding sequence ATGAACAGGCCGACCGGACGGATAGGGGCCGCACTGCTGGCGGCGGGGCGCGGGCTGGTGCTGTCGTTCGCCTCGATCGTGGGGTCGGTCACGCTGTTCGTGCTGACGGTGCTCTCCATCGCCTTCATCCCGCTGGGGATCGGCCTCGTCACCACCCCGTACGTGCTGACGGCGGTGCGCAAGCATGCCAATCAGCGCCGGCTGCTGGCGGTCACCTGGTCGGACGTCCGTATCCCGGTCCCGTACCGGCCGCTGCCGAAGGATGTGCGCAGCGGGTTCACCGGGCAGGTGGAGCGGACCACGCTGATGCTGAAGGACCCGGCGACCTGGCGGGACATCCAGTGGATGCTGGTCGACATGACGGCCGGCTACGTCGTGGCGATCCTGGCGGCGGCGCTGATGATCTACCCGGTGGAGGGGTTCGTCCTGGCGGCGGGTCTGTGGCGGGTCTTCACGGACGACCGGTACTGGTACGCGTTCGTCCCCGTCGACAGCCAGGCGACGGGGCTGGCCGCCGCCGCGGTCGGCGTGGCGTTCTTCGCGGTCGGTGTGGCGTTGAGCGAGCGGCTCCTGCGGGCACACTTCGTGATCGCCCGCTCCGTGCTGGCGCCCACCCATGAGCAGGAACTGGCGCTGCGCATCGACCGGTTGACCGAGACCCGGCACGAGGCGGTCGACACCGCCGCGTCGGAGCTGCGGCGTATCGAGCGGGACCTGCACGACGGGGCGCAGGCGCGGCTGGTCGCCATGGGCATGAACCTCGGCACCATCGAGGCTTTGATCGAGAAGGACCCGGCGCAGGCGAAGAAGCTACTGGCGACGGCCCGCGCGTCGTCGGCCGAGGCCCTCACCGAGCTGCGCGACCTGGTGCGCGGCATCCACCCGCCGGTGCTCGCCGAGCGGGGGCTCGGGGACGCGGTCAGGGCACTGGCGCTGCGGCTGCCGATCCCGTCGGAGGTGGACGTGGAGCTGAACGGCAGGGCCGAGGCCCCGGTCGAGTCCGCGGCCTACTTCGCGATCAGCGAGGCCCTGACGAATGCGGCGAAGCACTCGGGTGCGGACCGGATCTGGGTGGACCTGCACCATGTCGACGGCATGCTGAGGATCTCGGTCACGGACAACGGGAAGGGCGGCGCGGTGGCCGCAGGGGGCTCCGGCCTGAGCGGCATCGAACGCCGACTCGGTACATTCGACGGCATCATGGCCGTCAGCAGCCCCGCGGGCGGTCCCACCATGGTGACCATGGAGATCCCTTGCGAGTTGTCCTAG
- a CDS encoding MMPL family transporter has protein sequence MRRNLAARIGVWSAHHRKTAILGWLLFVVLAAGIGGASGMVEMTNAENGAGDSARAEQILSDAGLSHRAGELVMVSSKEPDGWRTAAKELSAAIGRTGEVTDLAEPVASKDGKDALITFGMKGDAATSADRVQPVLDAVAGVQKERTDVTVHQFGEASAGKWLGDLLSEDFKKAEFTAVPLALGILLVAFGAVVAALLPVGLALTACMAAFGLLSLASHQLHLFQTTYSVMFLMGFAVGVDYCLFYLRRERDERAAGRDAETALRIAAATSGRSVLVSGLTVMVAMAGMFLSGLLLFKGFALATIIVVFIAMMGSVTVLPALLSWLGDRIDAGRVPLLNRRNKRGKKESGRIAGKLLRPVLARPKFFAAASVVVLLVLAAPALGMKTESLGLEKQFGSDSQLSVAYRHISETFPGGPAPAQVVVEADNIEAPAVRKALAGFDKVTVHRAQNVAEIEVPLPGGKAGLSELREDRLPAAFDGTGAHVYVTGEVAGSVDFNDQLKRGIAPVFLFITAVTFLLMLFCFRSYVIAVTSILLNLLSVAAAYGVMTAVFQHGWGASLIGSEGVGAIESWMPLFVLVVLFGLSMDYHVFVVSRIREAHSRGLSTPAAIDEGIRRTAGAVTGAAVIMVAVFSVFGTLSMQDMQQMGVGLAVAVLLDATIVRMVLLPSVMALLGERNWRIPRGLRRLPEPDHGEPEPEPAPAAAPVMHG, from the coding sequence ATGAGGCGTAATCTCGCGGCACGTATCGGTGTGTGGAGCGCACACCATCGCAAGACGGCCATTCTCGGCTGGCTGCTCTTCGTCGTACTTGCCGCGGGCATCGGCGGTGCGTCGGGCATGGTCGAGATGACGAACGCGGAGAACGGCGCAGGTGACTCGGCCCGCGCCGAGCAGATCCTCTCCGACGCCGGCCTCAGCCACCGGGCGGGCGAACTCGTCATGGTGTCGTCGAAGGAGCCCGACGGCTGGCGGACTGCGGCGAAGGAACTCTCCGCGGCCATCGGCCGGACCGGCGAGGTGACGGACCTCGCGGAGCCCGTCGCCTCCAAGGACGGCAAGGACGCACTGATCACGTTCGGGATGAAGGGCGACGCGGCCACCTCCGCCGACCGGGTGCAGCCCGTGCTGGACGCCGTGGCCGGGGTCCAGAAGGAACGGACGGACGTCACGGTCCACCAGTTCGGCGAGGCCAGCGCCGGGAAGTGGCTCGGCGACCTGCTCTCCGAGGACTTCAAGAAGGCCGAGTTCACCGCCGTACCCCTGGCCCTCGGCATCCTGCTGGTCGCCTTCGGGGCCGTCGTCGCTGCCCTGCTGCCCGTAGGACTCGCGCTGACCGCGTGCATGGCCGCCTTCGGTCTGCTCTCGCTCGCCAGCCACCAGCTGCACCTCTTCCAGACGACGTACTCCGTGATGTTCCTGATGGGCTTCGCCGTCGGCGTCGACTACTGCCTCTTCTACCTGCGGCGCGAACGCGACGAGCGGGCCGCGGGGCGCGACGCCGAGACGGCGCTGCGCATCGCCGCGGCGACCAGCGGCCGGTCAGTGCTCGTGTCGGGGCTGACCGTCATGGTCGCGATGGCCGGCATGTTCCTGTCCGGACTCCTGCTCTTCAAGGGCTTCGCCCTCGCCACGATCATCGTGGTCTTCATCGCCATGATGGGCTCCGTGACGGTCCTGCCCGCACTGCTCTCCTGGCTGGGCGACCGGATCGACGCCGGACGCGTGCCGCTGCTGAACCGCCGCAACAAGCGCGGCAAGAAGGAGAGCGGCAGGATCGCCGGCAAACTGCTGCGGCCCGTCCTGGCCAGGCCGAAGTTCTTCGCCGCCGCCTCGGTCGTCGTGCTGCTGGTGCTTGCCGCGCCCGCCCTCGGCATGAAGACCGAGTCGCTCGGGCTGGAGAAGCAGTTCGGATCGGACTCGCAGCTGTCGGTCGCCTACCGCCACATCAGCGAGACGTTCCCCGGCGGCCCCGCCCCCGCCCAAGTGGTCGTCGAGGCGGACAACATCGAGGCACCTGCCGTACGCAAGGCGCTCGCCGGCTTCGACAAGGTGACCGTCCACCGGGCGCAGAACGTCGCGGAGATCGAGGTACCGCTGCCCGGCGGCAAGGCCGGCCTGTCCGAACTGCGGGAGGACCGGCTGCCGGCCGCGTTCGACGGCACGGGCGCCCACGTCTACGTCACCGGTGAGGTGGCCGGGTCGGTGGACTTCAACGACCAGCTGAAGCGGGGTATCGCGCCCGTCTTCCTCTTCATCACCGCGGTGACCTTCCTGCTGATGCTGTTCTGCTTCCGCAGCTATGTCATCGCCGTGACGTCGATCCTGCTCAACCTGCTCTCGGTGGCCGCCGCCTACGGCGTGATGACCGCCGTGTTCCAGCACGGCTGGGGTGCCTCGCTGATCGGTTCGGAGGGGGTCGGCGCGATCGAGTCCTGGATGCCGCTGTTCGTCCTCGTCGTCCTGTTCGGGCTCTCGATGGACTACCACGTCTTCGTGGTCTCCCGGATCCGTGAGGCCCACAGCCGCGGTCTCTCCACCCCGGCCGCGATCGACGAGGGCATCCGGCGCACGGCCGGCGCGGTGACCGGCGCGGCCGTGATCATGGTGGCGGTGTTCTCGGTCTTCGGGACGCTGTCCATGCAGGACATGCAGCAGATGGGCGTCGGCCTGGCCGTCGCGGTGCTGCTGGACGCCACGATCGTACGGATGGTCCTGCTGCCCTCCGTGATGGCGCTGCTGGGCGAGCGGAACTGGCGCATCCCGCGCGGCCTGCGCCGCCTGCCGGAACCGGACCACGGCGAGCCGGAGCCGGAGCCCGCGCCCGCGGCGGCCCCGGTGATGCACGGCTGA
- a CDS encoding winged helix-turn-helix domain-containing protein has product MANTRTFSAAVAATAAPSATAATASARPPSPNRHRLRAVAPDEVVRQTDVSAFLTPGATWLPAPQHTLPALPGRPPMVGYLVLVPADQQPAIAAAAAQYVVPEVPAHEGAGPVRIDSVQRTAAVNGNTLDLTYLEFELLAHLVAHPHRVHTRDQLVTTVWGYGHVGDGRTVDVHIARLRRKLGAEHRRSIQTVRRVGYKYAP; this is encoded by the coding sequence ATGGCGAACACCCGTACCTTCTCCGCCGCAGTCGCTGCCACCGCAGCGCCGTCGGCGACCGCTGCGACCGCTTCCGCCCGTCCCCCCTCCCCCAACCGGCACCGGCTGCGAGCCGTGGCTCCGGACGAGGTCGTCCGGCAGACCGACGTCTCCGCGTTCCTGACTCCGGGCGCGACCTGGCTGCCCGCGCCCCAGCACACCCTGCCGGCGCTGCCGGGCCGGCCGCCCATGGTCGGATATCTGGTGCTCGTCCCCGCCGACCAGCAGCCGGCCATCGCGGCCGCGGCCGCCCAGTACGTGGTACCCGAGGTGCCGGCGCACGAGGGAGCCGGGCCGGTGCGGATCGACTCCGTCCAGCGCACCGCCGCGGTGAACGGGAACACGCTCGACCTCACCTACCTGGAGTTCGAGCTCCTCGCCCATCTGGTGGCGCACCCCCACCGGGTGCACACCCGCGACCAGTTGGTGACCACGGTCTGGGGTTACGGGCACGTGGGCGACGGCCGCACCGTCGACGTCCACATCGCCCGGCTGCGCCGCAAGTTGGGCGCCGAGCACCGCCGGTCGATCCAGACGGTGCGGCGCGTCGGCTACAAGTACGCTCCCTGA
- a CDS encoding DUF6891 domain-containing protein, whose product MLEIKIATENQQTHTRVSDQELGDLVHRIGMTGDRFLVVQRIPDIPGTFIQVWHEVDGAYDVEHRTGGAATHVRALVETPEQVAALMARWARREPGWDTGIGWEGAGLPEPEAVPGIAADIREQLEERVRELLRGGYGSVADLAESAEDYLVKDGVHPVTLAQARQLVERLWLERVEEQRQWADVTDPDRLEQAFAVLDGRGITAREHFTCCRSCGVGEIRTEGRDDARGFVFFHMQGTEGAAAGHGLTLYYGGFDESAETTAAVGREVAAVLGEAGLTVEWDGSPDRAIELTGLDWRKRLVG is encoded by the coding sequence ATGCTCGAGATCAAGATCGCGACCGAGAACCAGCAGACACACACCCGTGTTTCGGACCAGGAGCTCGGCGACCTGGTGCACCGAATCGGCATGACCGGTGACCGCTTCCTGGTCGTGCAGCGGATACCGGACATCCCGGGCACGTTCATCCAGGTGTGGCACGAGGTCGACGGCGCGTACGACGTGGAGCACCGCACCGGCGGAGCCGCCACCCATGTCCGCGCCCTCGTCGAGACGCCCGAGCAGGTCGCCGCGTTGATGGCGCGCTGGGCCCGCCGGGAACCCGGATGGGACACGGGTATCGGCTGGGAGGGCGCCGGCCTGCCGGAACCGGAGGCCGTACCCGGGATCGCGGCGGACATCCGCGAGCAGTTGGAGGAGCGCGTACGGGAGTTGCTCCGCGGCGGGTACGGCAGCGTGGCGGATCTCGCCGAGTCGGCCGAGGACTACCTGGTGAAGGACGGCGTGCATCCGGTGACCCTCGCGCAGGCGCGGCAGCTGGTGGAGCGGCTCTGGCTGGAGCGTGTCGAGGAGCAGCGGCAGTGGGCGGACGTGACCGATCCGGACCGGCTGGAGCAGGCCTTCGCCGTGCTGGACGGGCGGGGAATCACCGCCCGGGAGCACTTCACGTGCTGCCGGTCGTGCGGAGTCGGTGAGATCCGCACGGAGGGGCGGGACGACGCCCGGGGCTTCGTCTTCTTCCACATGCAGGGCACGGAGGGCGCCGCGGCCGGGCACGGACTGACCCTGTACTACGGCGGGTTCGACGAGTCCGCGGAGACGACCGCGGCGGTGGGCCGGGAGGTGGCGGCCGTGCTGGGGGAAGCCGGACTGACCGTGGAGTGGGACGGTTCGCCGGACCGGGCGATCGAACTGACGGGCCTGGACTGGCGGAAACGGCTGGTGGGCTGA
- the glnII gene encoding glutamine synthetase: MTFKAEYIWIDGTEPTAKLRSKTKIMPGTPSSDVAELPIWGFDGSSTNQAEGHASDRVLKPVFTCPDPIRGGDDVLVLCEVFHIDMTPHESNTRAELRPVAEQFAGQEPIFGIEQEYTFFDGHRPLGFPEGGFPAAQGGYYCGVGADEIFGRDIVEKHLDNCLKAGLAISGINAEVMPGQWEFQVGPVSPLEVSDHLWVARWLLYRTAEDFNVSATLDPKPVKGDWNGAGAHTNFSTKAMREGYEAIITAAESLGEGSKPMDHVKNYGAGIDDRLTGLHETAPWNEYSYGVSNRGASVRIPWQVEQDQKGYIEDRRPNANVDPYVVTRLIVDTCCTALEKADQV, translated from the coding sequence GTGACGTTCAAGGCTGAGTACATCTGGATCGACGGCACCGAGCCGACCGCCAAGCTCCGTTCCAAGACCAAGATCATGCCCGGTACCCCCTCGTCGGACGTGGCGGAGCTCCCCATCTGGGGCTTCGACGGGTCGAGCACCAACCAGGCCGAGGGCCACGCCTCCGACCGGGTGCTGAAGCCGGTCTTCACCTGCCCGGACCCGATCCGCGGCGGTGACGACGTCCTGGTCCTGTGCGAGGTCTTCCACATCGACATGACGCCGCACGAGTCCAACACGCGGGCCGAGCTGCGGCCGGTCGCCGAGCAGTTCGCCGGCCAGGAGCCGATCTTCGGCATCGAGCAGGAGTACACGTTCTTCGACGGCCACCGGCCGCTCGGCTTCCCCGAGGGCGGCTTCCCTGCCGCTCAGGGCGGGTACTACTGCGGTGTCGGCGCGGACGAGATCTTCGGCCGTGACATCGTCGAGAAGCACCTCGACAACTGCCTGAAGGCGGGCCTCGCCATCTCCGGCATCAACGCCGAGGTCATGCCCGGCCAGTGGGAGTTCCAGGTCGGACCGGTCTCCCCGCTGGAGGTCTCCGACCACCTGTGGGTCGCGCGCTGGCTGCTGTACCGCACCGCCGAGGACTTCAACGTCTCCGCGACCCTGGACCCGAAGCCGGTCAAGGGCGACTGGAACGGCGCGGGCGCGCACACCAACTTCTCCACGAAGGCGATGCGCGAGGGCTACGAGGCGATCATCACCGCGGCCGAGTCGCTCGGTGAGGGCTCGAAGCCGATGGACCACGTCAAGAACTACGGCGCGGGCATCGACGACCGGCTGACCGGTCTGCACGAGACCGCCCCGTGGAACGAGTACAGCTACGGCGTCTCCAACCGCGGCGCCTCGGTCCGTATCCCGTGGCAGGTCGAGCAGGACCAGAAGGGCTACATCGAGGACCGCCGTCCGAACGCCAACGTCGACCCGTACGTCGTGACGCGGCTGATCGTCGACACCTGCTGCACCGCGCTGGAGAAGGCCGACCAGGTCTGA
- a CDS encoding Gfo/Idh/MocA family protein, whose protein sequence is MTTPVTPVRIGLVGTGPWARKTQAPALAAHPGAVLSGVWGRRAEAAGELAAAHGTTAYTGDAGLDELFATSDAVAFALPPDIQAPLAARAAAAGCHLLMDKPVATTVEGAREVAEAVEQARVASIVFCTLRFAPETAAWIAEQGAAGGWFTAHAEWIGALWAPGADSEFAASPWRKEKGGLWDVGPHALSVLIPVLGDVTALTAARGPAGTHHLVLRHASGASSTVTLTLAAPVAAAGVGIELRGEHGIVGLPRWDGAVGAFTAAVDALIESVRTGEPHPCDVRFGLRLTELLAEAEAQAGG, encoded by the coding sequence ATGACGACACCCGTGACCCCTGTACGCATCGGCCTGGTCGGCACGGGCCCTTGGGCCCGCAAAACCCAGGCCCCCGCCCTCGCCGCCCACCCGGGCGCCGTGCTGAGCGGGGTGTGGGGGCGGCGTGCCGAGGCCGCCGGGGAGCTGGCGGCCGCGCACGGCACCACGGCGTACACCGGCGACGCGGGACTCGACGAGCTCTTCGCCACGAGTGATGCCGTCGCCTTCGCCCTGCCGCCCGACATCCAGGCCCCGCTGGCGGCCCGCGCCGCGGCGGCCGGCTGCCATCTGCTGATGGACAAGCCGGTGGCCACGACCGTCGAGGGCGCCCGTGAGGTGGCCGAGGCCGTCGAGCAGGCCCGGGTCGCCTCGATCGTCTTCTGCACCCTGCGCTTCGCGCCGGAGACCGCGGCCTGGATCGCCGAACAGGGCGCGGCGGGCGGCTGGTTCACCGCTCACGCCGAGTGGATCGGCGCCCTGTGGGCGCCGGGTGCGGACAGCGAGTTCGCCGCGTCCCCCTGGCGCAAGGAGAAGGGCGGCCTGTGGGACGTCGGCCCGCACGCGCTCTCGGTCCTCATCCCGGTGCTCGGCGACGTCACCGCCCTGACCGCCGCCCGCGGCCCGGCCGGCACCCACCACCTCGTCCTGCGCCACGCCTCCGGCGCCTCCAGCACGGTGACGCTCACCCTGGCCGCGCCGGTGGCGGCGGCCGGGGTGGGGATCGAGCTCAGGGGCGAGCACGGCATCGTCGGACTGCCCCGGTGGGACGGCGCCGTCGGGGCGTTCACGGCGGCGGTGGACGCGCTGATCGAATCGGTGCGAACGGGGGAGCCGCACCCCTGCGACGTACGGTTCGGGCTCCGGCTGACGGAACTGCTCGCGGAAGCCGAGGCGCAGGCGGGCGGCTGA
- a CDS encoding arsenate reductase family protein, translating to MEIWINPACSKCRSALTLLDAEGADYTVRRYLEDVPSPDEIRAVLDRLGLEPWDITRTQEADAKELGLKEWPREADARERWITALAEHPKLIQRPIITAQDGTAVVARTDEAVRDAMGR from the coding sequence ATGGAGATCTGGATCAATCCCGCCTGTTCCAAGTGCCGCAGTGCGCTGACGCTGCTCGACGCGGAGGGTGCCGACTACACGGTCCGCCGGTACCTGGAGGACGTGCCGTCGCCGGACGAGATCCGGGCCGTGCTCGACCGGCTGGGGCTGGAGCCGTGGGACATCACGCGGACGCAGGAGGCGGACGCGAAGGAGCTGGGTCTCAAGGAGTGGCCGCGCGAGGCGGACGCGCGGGAGCGCTGGATCACCGCCCTCGCCGAGCACCCGAAACTCATCCAGCGGCCGATCATCACGGCGCAGGACGGCACCGCCGTCGTCGCGCGCACGGACGAGGCGGTCCGGGACGCGATGGGGCGCTGA